Sequence from the Desulfobacterales bacterium genome:
GAGTTTCAGAAATAAGCATATCATGTTTAGTATTCATAATTTAGCATCCTTTAATTTTAGTTTACACTTTTTAATTCTGGATTACGGGTTAAAGTCAGCAAATCTAAACTATTTTCTATTTTCTGACTTTCCACGGAATGACGATAAATCCAAAACACTGTACACCTGACGTGTCATTCCTGTTATGTGTAAAAGATAGGACACATCCTAATTAATTTTTTCCGCAATGTTAGTCGTATGATTCAAGACTGTTCGGATTCTTTGAGCCAAATCTTCCCTTACAAAAGGCTTAGTTATATAGTCTTTTGAACCTAAGTCCATAACTTCTTTAATAATACTGTATTCTGAATAACCGCTCGCAATAATTACTTTTACGTCAGGATTAAATTCAATAAGTTTTTTAAGACAATGTTTTCCGTCTATTCCTGGCATTCCTAAATCAAGAAGTATTAAGTCAATTTCATTATGTTTTTCAAAATAAATATCCATTGCTTTTTCACAGGAGTTGACGATTATAACATTGTAACCTAATTCTACCAGCATTGCTTCTAAAAGCCTATTAATAGCAGGTTCATCATCAATAGCCAATATTGTCGCATTATTTCCTATTTTATCTTTAAGCTTAGTATAAACAATTTCTGTATTGGCGATGGCAGGTAAAAATATTTTAAAAATCGTTCCATTCTCCAGTTTACTTTCACAAAAAATATATCCATTATGCGCTTTTATAGAACCATAAACGATAGATAATCCAAGTCCTGTGCCTTCACCAACTTTTTTGGTAGTAAAAAACGGATCAAAAATACGATCTAAATATTTTGTTTCTATTCCACAACCACTGTCTGAAACAGTTAATAATATATAATTACCTGTTTTTATTTCAGGATATCTATTTTGTTTTGATTCGTAAACTATAACATTTTCTGTTTTAACACATAATTTACCGCCTTCTGGCATTGCATCTTTAGCATTTAAGCATAAATTCATTAAAACTTGTTTTATTAAATTTATATCTGCATTAATTTTGTATAAATCATCTTCAAGGTCGCATTCAATTATAACCTGTTGTTCAATTACTTTTTCCAGCATATTTACAATTTTTTTGATTTCTATATTCAAACAACATGGTTCTACTTTGCGTTTATTTTTTTGACAAAATGTTAAAAGATGTTTTATCAAATCAGAACCTCTATTTGATGCATTATAAATATCAATTATCATCCTCTGAAACGCATTACTATCATGATTCAACATCCCATCTTTCAACATCTCAGAATTACCCATAATTATAAATAAAAGATTATTAAATTCATGAGCCATACCACCTGTTAATGTTCCGATGGATTCCATTTTTTGTGCATATAGGATTTGATTTGAAAGCCTGTCTTTTTCTTCGATAGCCATTTTACGATGAAGGGCTATTCCAATGCTGGCACTAATGTGTTCATAAAATTTTATTTTTTCAAGCGTAAACATATCAAGTTTATGATCATTCAATTGGAGCAGTCCAATAACAAAGTTACCTGAACGCACTGGAATTAAAGCAACGGATTCATAACCTTCTTCATTGCACCTATTTCTTGTGAAAGCTTGTCGTTCTTTTTCTGTGGTAGATGCTAAAAATTTTGTTGTGGAATTTGTCCAGAAACTGCCGTGATGTGTAAAAAAAGGTAGCGAAGTATCAATTTTGCCTTGAAGTACGTTTCCGCACATACACTCCAAAATTGGATTGCCAGAAAAATCTCTGATTAATTTTCCATCAGGCGTATATGTACAAAGATATTTTTCTGTTTTTACAAAACAGTTAGTAAATCCGTTAGAGGCATAATAGGGAAAATCGTCATTTTCCTTTAAACGTAAACCTATTGCTTCAATTTGAGAAAAATTTTTTATTAAAACAAGGATATTTTGTATCATATCAATTTTTTTATCGGTTTGATTTATCTGTTCAAATATTTGATTAGATAAATTCACTTTATCTTGCGATTCTTTTAGCGCAGAAATATCAGTTATTGTTCCTCTGATTTGATTGACATATCCATTGATATCTGATTCAGCGATGCAGTCCATTTGAATATAAATTGAAGTTTTATCCTGGCGTATTAATTTGATTTCGCATGTTTGTTTTGTTTTTGTTTCAAACACATTTTGACAATGATTTCGAAAAATATCCATAAATTGAGGATCAATAAAATGTGAAAAATCTTGATTTATCAAGCTTTTTCGGTCAACTCGCAACATTTTAGCGCCGGTAATATTAATATTAAGGATAATACCCATTTTATCGATGGAAAGATATCCTACAGGAGCAAAGTCGTATAAATCAAAATATTTTTTTTTATTATCTTCAGCGAGTTGATATGCTGCATTCAGCTCTTTGTTTTGTAGCTCTAATTCAATTTGATAAACATTAATCTTTTGAATTATTGCTTTTGCTTTTGCTTTTGCTTTAGTATTTGCTGCTGTTTTAAATATTCTTCGTGCTAATGGACTGGATAAAGAGACAGTATTATTCATGTTACTCCTATTTTTAATTTAGAGATGAATTGATGAATTAATATTATCCCCCCCTTTTTTATCGATTGAGATTATTGTATAATGCGTTGCGTCGTAGATGTCAATAATTTTTTATAAATTTTCAATACATATTAATAAGTTACCTATATAGGCGTGTTAAAAAAGTATACAATTTTTATTTAAATGTCTATTTTTTTTACACCCCTAAAAATTAAAAATATGTGAGCGATATAGATTAAATGGGGCAATTAAGGTGATTTCCTATAATATAAAGACATTACCATTATAACTCAAATATCTGGATTCCTGCCTTCGCAGGAATGACGATACAGCAAACCACGTCATTCTCGCGAAGGCGGGAATCCAGAATTAAAAAGTGTAAATTAAAAATGTAAGGATGTCCTACAATCATAATGGTAAATTATTTAATAGAATTCACCTAACCTAATGTTTCCTATTGTCAAAATTTAATATTTTTT
This genomic interval carries:
- a CDS encoding response regulator, yielding MNNTVSLSSPLARRIFKTAANTKAKAKAKAIIQKINVYQIELELQNKELNAAYQLAEDNKKKYFDLYDFAPVGYLSIDKMGIILNINITGAKMLRVDRKSLINQDFSHFIDPQFMDIFRNHCQNVFETKTKQTCEIKLIRQDKTSIYIQMDCIAESDINGYVNQIRGTITDISALKESQDKVNLSNQIFEQINQTDKKIDMIQNILVLIKNFSQIEAIGLRLKENDDFPYYASNGFTNCFVKTEKYLCTYTPDGKLIRDFSGNPILECMCGNVLQGKIDTSLPFFTHHGSFWTNSTTKFLASTTEKERQAFTRNRCNEEGYESVALIPVRSGNFVIGLLQLNDHKLDMFTLEKIKFYEHISASIGIALHRKMAIEEKDRLSNQILYAQKMESIGTLTGGMAHEFNNLLFIIMGNSEMLKDGMLNHDSNAFQRMIIDIYNASNRGSDLIKHLLTFCQKNKRKVEPCCLNIEIKKIVNMLEKVIEQQVIIECDLEDDLYKINADINLIKQVLMNLCLNAKDAMPEGGKLCVKTENVIVYESKQNRYPEIKTGNYILLTVSDSGCGIETKYLDRIFDPFFTTKKVGEGTGLGLSIVYGSIKAHNGYIFCESKLENGTIFKIFLPAIANTEIVYTKLKDKIGNNATILAIDDEPAINRLLEAMLVELGYNVIIVNSCEKAMDIYFEKHNEIDLILLDLGMPGIDGKHCLKKLIEFNPDVKVIIASGYSEYSIIKEVMDLGSKDYITKPFVREDLAQRIRTVLNHTTNIAEKIN